A single genomic interval of Opisthocomus hoazin isolate bOpiHoa1 chromosome 33, bOpiHoa1.hap1, whole genome shotgun sequence harbors:
- the SULT2B1 gene encoding sulfotransferase 2B1 produces MPVQYVTYEGMKFPPAYNSEHSLSFAHNEFLVRDDDIFNVTYPKSGTVWMTEILSLIRNHGCPSWNRTVLNSDRMPWFSTRLGLESALSYPPPCLLTCHLPRHIFPKSFSHSSAKVIYTLRDPRDVVVSYYYFCKMCSSYEDPTSFEQFLRDFLNGDLPHGSWFAHVRGWMELKDMENFFFITYEELKQDLHGSVRRLYRFLGQDLDDKAISSVVQNASFTAMRKNPMCSSILLPADIMDQTKGQFLRKGICGDWENHFTVAQSENFDRIYQDRMKGLNVTFPWDRH; encoded by the exons ATGCCGGTCCAGTATGTGACGTACGAAGGCATGAAGTTCCCCCCTGCCTACAACTCTGAGCACAGCTTGAGTTTCGCCCACAATGAGTTCCTGGTGCGGGATGATGACATCTTCAACGTCACCTACCCCAAGTCTG gcacCGTGTGGATGACCGAGATCCTGAGCCTCATTCGCAACCACGGCTGCCCCAGCTGGAACCGAACTGTCCTCAATTCTGACCGCATGCCCTGGTTCTCAACACGTCTGGGTCTGGAGTCAGCCCTCAGCTACCCTCCACCTTGCCTGCTGACCTGCCACCTCCCCAGGCACATcttccccaagtccttctcccatTCCAGTGCCAAG GTTATTTACACCCTGCGGGATCCTCGAGATGTTGTCGTCTCCTACTACTACTTCTGCAAGATGTGCAGCAGCTATGAGGATCCCACGTCTTTTGAGCAGTTCCTGAGGGACTTTCTGAATGGAGATC TGCCCCATGGCTCCTGGTTCGCACATGTCCGAGGCTGGATGGAGTTAAAGGACATGGAGAATTTCTTCTTCATCACCTATGAAGAGCTGAAGCAG GACTTGCATGGCAGCGTGAGACGTCTCTACCGGTTCCTGGGACAGGATTTGGATGACAAGGCCATCTCCTCAGTGGTGCAAAATGCCTCCTTCACGGCCATGCGGAAGAACCCGATGTGCAGCTCCATCCTGCTCCCTGCAGACATTATGGACCAGACGAAGGGCCAGTTCCTGAGGAAGG GCATctgcggggactgggagaacCACTTCACAGTGGCACAGAGCGAGAACTTCGACAGGATCTACCAGGACAGGATGAAGGGCCTGAACGTGACCTTTCCTTGGGACAGGCATTAG
- the LOC142365229 gene encoding scavenger receptor cysteine-rich domain-containing group B protein-like encodes MRLVLLASLWASFAGVLLAEDVDTAKLEIRLVDGPNRCSGRVEVLHKDVWGTVCDDLWDLREARVVCRQLGCGTAVSAPWNSKYGEGKGQIWLSDVNCTGTEASLAECRAKPWGDNICNHVEDASVECSGTEIPEPGPIRLVGGPNRCAGRVEVLHEEQWGSVCHDSWDLNDAQVVCKQLGCGDAVLAPTKATFGQGSDTIWLDDVNCTGTEAALSECPARPWGDHNCYHKEDASAICADSGITVSTSVRLVGGPNRCSGRVEVLHKDVWGTVCDDQWDLREAKVVCRQLGCGTAVSALPESKYGEGKGQIWLSDVNCTGTEASLTECEAKPWGDNICNHVEDASVECSDVDIPDDGPIRLVDGPNKCAGRVEVLHESRWGSVCDDQWDMKDAKVVCKQVGCGSPLSAPGDARYGRGPDIIWLDDVECDGTEESISDCQARPWGEHNCYHGEDASVVCAVNKNLEESEAS; translated from the exons ATGAGGCTTGTCCTCCTGGCAAGTCTTTGGG cttcCTTTGCCGGAGTCCTTCTGGCAG AAGATGTAGACACAGCGAAACTGGAGATCCGCCTGGTGGATGGCCCCAACCGCTGCTCCGGGAGAGTCGAGGTGCTTCACAAGGACGTCTGGGGGACCGTCTGTGATGACCTGTGGGATTTACGGGAGGCAAGGGttgtgtgcaggcagctgggctgtgggacGGCTGTATCGGCCCCTTGGAATTCTAAATACGGGGAAGGGAAGGGCCAGATCTGGCTGAGCGACGTGAACTGCACAGGGACAGAAGCGTCCCTGGCTGAATGCAGGGCAAAGCCATGGGGAGACAACATCTGCAACCATGTGGAAGATGCCAGCGTGGAGTGCTCAG GAACAGAAATACCTGAGCCAGGGCCAATCCGGCTGGTGGGAGGCCCGAATCGATGTGCTGGGAGGGTTGAGGTGCTTCATGAAGAACAGTGGGGCAGCGTGTGCCATGACAGCTGGGATCTGAACGACGCTCAAGTTGTCTGCAAGCAACTGGGCTGTGGGGATGCGGTACTGGCCCCCACTAAAGCCACGTTTGGACAAGGGTCAGACACCATCTGGCTGGATGATGTGAACTGCACAGGGACGGAAGCTGCGCTCTCTGAGTGCCCGGCGAGGCCATGGGGAGACCACAATTGTTACCACAAGGAAGATGCCAGTGCAATTTGTGCAG ACTCAGGGATCACCGTCTCTACTTCGGTCCGCCTGGTTGGTGGCCCCAACCGCTGCTCTGGGAGAGTTGAGGTGCTTCACAAGGATGTCTGGGGGACCGTCTGTGATGACCAGTGGGATTTACGGGAGGCAAAGGttgtgtgcaggcagctgggctgtggaACGGCAGTGTCAGCCCTTCCAGAGTCAAAATATGGGGAAGGGAAGGGCCAGATCTGGCTGAGCGACGTGAACTGCACAGGGACAGAAGCGTCCCTCACTGAATGCGAGGCAAAGCCATGGGGAGACAACATCTGCAACCATGTGGAAGATGCCAGCGTGGAGTGCTCAG ATGTGGACATTCCTGATGATGGGCCGATCCGGCTCGTGGATGGCCCGAACAAGTGTGCTGGGAGAGTCGAGGTGCTCCATGAGAGCCGATGGGGCAGTGTGTGTGATGACCAATGGGACATGAAGGACGCCAAGGTGGTGTGCAAGCAGGTGGGCTGTGGGTCACCGCTGTCGGCGCCGGGAGATGCTCGCTATGGTCGAGGACCAGACATCATCTGGCTGGACGATGTTGAATGCGATGGGACAGAAGAGAGCATCTCTGACTGTCAGGCTAGGCCATGGGGTGAACACAACTGCTATCACGGAGAGGATGCTAGTGTTGTTTGTGCAG TTAACAAGAACCTGGAGGAGTCAGAAGCATCATAA